A single region of the Plutella xylostella chromosome 28, ilPluXylo3.1, whole genome shotgun sequence genome encodes:
- the LOC105393219 gene encoding chromosome segregation in meiosis protein 3: MSLLEDVFLEDETEEAHQLERVIEGDEFEERRDDSDDNSEKDDEAVEDKRRIEPESKQQRVVKNPRFVLNPARLTGPRGIQVIPELFKDFKFKGKGHEKEDLDLVLKKLEHWAYRLYPKFKFEDCLKKIETLGKKRPVMVHLHKIRNDQYQTEETVVQKDSSDDEATPAAPPEEDEFDKLLQQQIEIARSTPGPNSAKKPGFSTPVAKRLAVGDVGTPFTMPKGTSSPSISDEQKERMIRNRKMAEERRLARLKQNNSTENAHNAIQTIEEDKENSIDNSLTVDSTEMVPANDSNVRKRHNKSNVIDSSDDDDDEHLESSTVLSYGNGVNDADMREETNINNQNGTRKHIKSNVIDSSDDDDADTSQNLDNFEKSKGNKEIVDLTHISVNNSAKATAPTPSSDFDKIVDLTEGSVNANTEPMNNLPKNVSNYNNSDSSDEECDVTSVNQSVVVDIHKSINNDDKDTDKADRETSKDISGAALEVDIIEETNLVEDTEKCVEANENGQPEVSNPDDKLITETDVAISNDLMDVDFSEEF; encoded by the exons ATGTCCCTTCTAGAAGATGTTTTCTTGGAAGATGAGACTGAAGAAGCACACCAACTGGAGCGAGTCATCGAGGGCGATGAGTTTGAGGAGCGCCGCGACGACTCCGACGACAACAGTGAGAAGGATGATGAAGCAG TGGAAGACAAAAGGCGCATAGAGCCAGAGTCCAAGCAACAGAGGGTAGTGAAGAACCCTCGGTTTGTGCTGAACCCGGCGCGCCTCACCGGGCCGCGAGGCATCCAGGTCATACCAGAACTTTTTAAAGACTTCAAGTTCAAAG GAAAGGGCCATGAAAAGGAGGACTTAGATTTAGTGTTGAAGAAATTAGAACATTGGGCTTACAGGTTGTACCCAAAGTTTAAGTTTGAGGATTGCCTGAAGAAGATTGAGACTCTAGGCAAGAAGAGACCTGTAATG GTCCACTTACACAAGATCCGCAACGACCAGTACCAAACCGAAGAAACAGTTGTCCAGAAAGACTCCAGTGATGATGAAGCAACCCCAGCTGCTCCACCAGAAGAGGATGAGTTTGACAAGCTACTGCAGCAGCAGATCGAGATAGCGAGGAGCACACCGGGGCCCAACTCGGCTAAGAAACCAGGGTTCAGTACGCCTGTTGCTAAGAGATTGGCTGTTGGGGATGTTGG CACCCCATTCACAATGCCCAAGGGAACATCATCGCCATCTATAAGTGACGAGCAGAAAGAAAGAATGATAAGGAACAGAAAAATGGCTGAAGAAAGAAGACTGGCTAggctaaaacaaaataattctaCTGAAAATGCTCATAATGCGATCCAAACCATTGAGGAAGATAAAGAGAACAGTATTGATAATAGTCTTACAGTTGATTCAACTGAAATGGTACCAGCAAATGATAGTAATGTAAGAAAAAGACACAACAAGTCAAATGTTATTGATAgcagtgatgatgatgatgatgaacattTAGAATCCAGTACAGTTTTGTCATATGGAAATGGAGTTAACGATGCTGATATGCGTGAAGAAACTAACATTAATAACCAAAATGGAACACGGAAACATATAAAATCAAATGTCATTGACAgcagtgatgatgatgatgctgatACATCTCAGAACCTagataattttgagaaatcgAAAGGTAATAAAGAAATTGTGGATTTAACACATATTTCTGTTAATAACTCTGCTAAAGCCACTGCTCCTACTCCTAGTagcgattttgataaaattgtaGATTTGACAGAAGGCAGTGTTAATGCTAATACAGAACCTATGAACAATTTACCtaaaaatgtatcaaattataaCAACAGTGATAGTTCCGACGAGGAGTGTGATGTGACGTCAGTAAACCAATCTGTTGTAGTCGACATCCATAAGTCTATCAACAATGATGATAAAGATACTGATAAAGCTGATAGAGAAACATCAAAAGACATTTCAGGAGCTGCTCTTGAAGTGGATATTATTGAAGAAACTAATCTAGTTGAAGATACAGAAAAATGTGTAGAAGCTAATGAAAATGGGCAACCTGAAGTGAGTAATCCTgatgataaattaataaccGAGACTGATGTAGCTATTTCAAATGATCTAATGGATGTTGATTTTAGTGAAGAGTTTTAA